Part of the Caldisericia bacterium genome, TCCATTTTTTGTTAAGCCTTATATAGGTTTTGTGGTTTGTGGTTGAATAAAAGTTATCTGGGGCAACTCCATCCTTTTCTACTGGAGATAAGTTAACTTCTTTTTCCTCTGTAAGAGTGGCGCCCAATTTCTGAACTTCCTCAAGAATATCTTCAAGGACCTCTCTTTTTTCTGCCATGACGAGAAGCTTTGCATAACTTGGAAGTTCCCTTCTTTTTCCTATCTCAAACTCAAGAATTTCAAATTCACCCCCCATGTTCATGATAACATCAAAAATTTTTGGTAGAATCATTGAATCAATTATATGTCCTCTTAACTCTATCTCCTCTCTGTGCATGTAATAATTTTAATTCCTTTTTTAAAATAAGTCAAACCATTAGAGGCTCCGTTGCTGCTTCTTTGTAGAAGATTTTTAACAATTGAATTCTATTTGACAATATTAAACAGTTGAATGTATAATTCTTAAAAGAAAGGAGAGAGAAATTGGTTAAAAGAAAAGATGGAAGGCAACCTGACGAGTTAAGGGAGTTTTCTATAGAGATAGATTTCTTAAAGTATCCACTTGGTTCAGTTCTTGTTCAGATGGGAGATACTAAGGTTATATGTACCGCCATGGTGGATGAGAAGGTGCCACAATTCTTGAGAAATACAAATATGGGATGGATCACAGCAGAGTATTCACTTCTTCCAGGTTCAACCTATCCAAGAACTATGAGGGATATTGATAAAGGCAGAATAGAGGGAAGGAGTCAGGAGATTCAGAGGATAATAGGAAGGACTTTGAGGACCTGTGTTGATTTAAAAGGGATACCAGGTATGACCATATGGATTGATGCAGATGTAATACAGGCAGATGGTGGAACGAGGACTGCTGCGATAAATGGAGGATTTGTCGCTCTTTACCTTGCCCTCTCAAGGTTGTTTAAAAGGGGAAAGATTCCTTATTTTCCAGTTAGATACTTTATAGGTGCTGTGAGTGTGGGAATTGTATCTGATCAA contains:
- the rph gene encoding ribonuclease PH, with protein sequence MVKRKDGRQPDELREFSIEIDFLKYPLGSVLVQMGDTKVICTAMVDEKVPQFLRNTNMGWITAEYSLLPGSTYPRTMRDIDKGRIEGRSQEIQRIIGRTLRTCVDLKGIPGMTIWIDADVIQADGGTRTAAINGGFVALYLALSRLFKRGKIPYFPVRYFIGAVSVGIVSDQILLDLNFSEDFEAQVDMNVVMNEQKKIIEIQGTGEKREFSVEELFKLVKLAWKGINEIINYEKELLKDAISGY